Proteins encoded by one window of Eremothecium cymbalariae DBVPG#7215 chromosome 1, complete sequence:
- a CDS encoding Zn(II)2Cys6 transcription factor domain-containing protein (similar to Ashbya gossypii AER141C) produces the protein MVGIYDSKRRTKPCSNCKQNKVKCEYNEGLPCSRCTRNGLECYFIQRGNIDKSPSSQKQETMLQFQTATTQEPIKEWMNSIDERLNTFESALESVLGLLHGSQIQQQQQINLLQQQISQQQHNLPDINQLLIPTLFDSNSLVKQYTDVNDFRFDHVLTKQQAQELLALFDKNCSNHLFHYTIGDLHIDDLWVNSPLLLAAICTVASRYHPALSHLSPQLRQSLEWFTCKLATSSRNVFTDIIKERIILGLVIAGLWLRSNQLFVSVALQLARVWQIDQLQNMSGNNTQLKKFWYLLYILDGNQNLISHKRPAIYNATEPSLLNARKRTIEYIDNAVIRKMLLESDADETHIANIKQLELLNEAGRSKLAVSNDVIKELRLLNQVEFHIAIESVFHNNTSSYMDAPVGELLSNSMSLLNPERFGMPWKTNMDIDRWMISWTIALQELSIQNDPWCLKSTLLYYNYARMYMNTKPWIDSIQQHLSAAPENKRDIRRIWHSKKLLDGDVEFKFEVDATRGIASSAAKSVLKLITQDKDLRSIFQFLPVHVYVMAYYASLVLLAAENLSYNSNTSSSEVQLKESFILVTKFKQMIATDTTSDLDFQNELNQDLDQLLTTFKEVYHTSFAPSTQIDELMEHPENHFENESEAYARARTIVAWPGTNQGHP, from the coding sequence ATGGTTGGGATATATGACTctaaaagaagaacaaaaccATGTTCTAACTGCAAGCAAAATAAGGTCAAATGTGAGTATAATGAGGGCTTGCCTTGTTCGAGATGCACCAGGAATGGGTTAGAATGCTACTTTATTCAGCGTGGGAATATCGATAAGTCGCCATCTAGCCAAAAGCAGGAAACGATGCTGCAGTTCCAAACTGCTACAACACAGGAGCCGATAAAAGAGTGGATGAATAGTATAGATGAACGGTTAAATACGTTTGAGAGCGCTTTGGAGTCTGTTCTAGGGTTATTACATGGTAGTCAAattcagcaacaacagcagatTAATCTCCTTCAGCAGCAAATAAGCCAGCAGCAACACAATCTACCAGATATCAATCAACTGCTGATACCAACATTATTTGATTCGAATTCACTGGTGAAACAATATACAGATGTTAATGATTTTAGATTCGATCACGTCCTTACCAAGCAACAAGCTCAGGAGTTATTAGCACTCTTTGACAAGAACTGCTCTAatcatctttttcattataCAATTGGGGATTTGCATATAGATGACCTTTGGGTGAATTCACCATTATTACTGGCAGCTATTTGTACGGTTGCATCCAGATATCACCCAGCTTTGTCGCATTTATCACCACAATTGCGGCAAAGTCTAGAGTGGTTTACCTGCAAGCTGGCTACAAGCAGCCGCAATGTATTTACCGACATCATTAAGGAGCGTATTATTTTAGGATTGGTTATTGCGGGTCTTTGGCTGCGATCAAACCAACTATTTGTGTCGGTTGCACTACAGTTGGCTAGGGTGTGGCAAATTGATCAGTTACAAAACATGTCAGGCAACAATACACAGCTCAAGAAATTTTGGTACTTGTTGTATATCTTAGATGGGAATCAGAATTTAATATCCCACAAGCGCCCAGCTATTTATAACGCAACAGAGCCATCATTGTTAAATGCAAGGAAACGAACAATAGAATATATCGATAATGCGGTAATAAGGAAGATGCTTTTGGAAAGCGATGCGGATGAAACTCATATCGCGAATATCAAGCAACTAGAACTATTAAACGAGGCAGGGCGTTCAAAACTTGCTGTTTCTAACGACGTTATTAAGGAGTTACGGTTGTTGAATCAAGTCGAGTTCCATATTGCTATTGAATCTGTGTTTCACAATAATACTTCATCTTATATGGATGCACCAGTAGGTGAATTGCTTTCAAATTCGATGTCCTTGCTAAATCCAGAAAGATTTGGTATGCCCTGGAAAACTAATATGGATATTGATAGATGGATGATTTCCTGGACGATCGCATTACAAGAGTTGAGCATACAAAATGACCCTTGGTGCTTGAAATCTACGTTGCTATATTATAACTACGCAAGAATGTATATGAACACAAAACCATGGATCGATAGCATACAACAACACTTGTCTGCTGCACCTGAAAATAAGAGAGATATACGTAGAATTTGGCATtctaaaaaattattagatggtgatgttgaatttaaatttgaagtAGATGCTACACGAGGAATCGCCTCTTCGGCTGCAAAATCAGTTTTAAAACTTATCACACAGGATAAAGATTTGAGATCTATATTCCAGTTCTTGCCTGTCCATGTATATGTTATGGCATACTATGCCTCATTGGTGTTGCTAGCCGCTGAAAACCTGTCTTATAATTCAAACACCTCGTCTAGTGAAGTCCAATTGAAAGAGTCCTTCATTCTTGTAACCAAATTTAAACAGATGATTGCTACTGACACTACTTCAGATTTAGATTTCCAGAACGAATTGAACCAGGACTTGGATCAACTCTTGACAACATTTAAGGAAGTCTATCATACATCATTCGCGCCAAGTACAcaaattgatgaattaaTGGAACATCCGGAAAatcattttgaaaatgaatcCGAAGCCTATGCTAGGGCCAGGACTATTGTTGCTTGGCCTGGTACTAATCAAGGCCACCCGTAG
- the NGK1 gene encoding hexokinase (similar to Ashbya gossypii AER143W), translated as MDFKLLLQEFKVSEDLDVDKLSRLVSRELGIRLINSSTSMLTSGIIPGSFKDTKDRGNNHYILAIDFGGTTCKSAIISRHEFKIVDVHTFDVPFRVLDTFFFDTIIQSVCGWVYEYTGDRLFHFQVGITFSFPLNSRNEITTMGKGFTMTEEVCNISVQTLIQRSFCHVLARNKKYGFKVSLCGVINDSVAVFLTNKVIYGNNDTVMILGTGLNFCFTLPYEMIPKSKLPVNYRKGDWVLINSEAGFLGSGYLPLGRFDQHHTEKSAPYMPLEYLASGKWIPKSLENALCSSGKLPSKNIVFNGELICDILDAINRDLFGADFEMIQEITRLLIDRAAIYIYAVIKGIYRFRDGHDIEKPIVIGFTGSFLHYCKYYYKKLLEVSGGMVRYNFLPDSNLLGAAIHTVYYPQEYQT; from the coding sequence ATGGATTTTAAACTGCTTCTCCAAGAGTTTAAAGTTTCTGAGGATCTCGATGTGGACAAGTTGAGCAGGCTAGTTTCGAGGGAACTAGGGATTCGTCTTATTAACAGTTCTACCTCCATGCTAACCAGTGGTATTATTCCAGGTAGTTTCAAAGACACCAAGGACCGCGGTAATAATCATTACATATTGGCAATTGACTTTGGAGGCACAACGTGTAAGAGTGCCATAATTTCTAGACATGAGTTTAAGATAGTTGACGTTCATACGTTCGACGTACCGTTTCGTGTTCTTGATACATTCTTCTTCGACACTATCATTCAGTCAGTCTGTGGATGGGTATATGAGTATACTGGAGACCGGTTGTTTCACTTCCAAGTTGGTATTACGTTCAGTTTCCCGCTTAATAGCAGGAATGAGATCACTACTATGGGCAAAGGGTTCACTATGACTGAAGAGGTTTGTAATATTAGTGTACAAACGCTTATACAACGAAGTTTTTGCCACGTATTGGCACGTAACAAGAAATATGGTTTCAAAGTATCTCTATGTGGCGTGATCAACGATTCAGTTGCTGTTTTCTTGACTAACAAGGTCATATATGGCAATAATGATACGGTAATGATATTGGGCACTGGActtaatttttgtttcacTCTACCTTATGAAATGATTCCCAAGTCTAAGCTTCCCGTGAATTACCGAAAAGGTGACTGGGTATTAATCAACAGTGAGGCTGGATTTCTTGGGAGCGGTTATTTGCCGTTGGGAAGATTTGACCAGCATCATACGGAAAAATCCGCACCGTATATGCCTTTAGAGTATTTGGCCTCAGGTAAATGGATTCCAAAGTCACTAGAGAATGCCCTATGCTCTTCCGGAAAACTTCCTAGCAAAAATATTGTGTTCAATGGCGAACTAATTTGCGATATCTTGGACGCTATTAATCGTGATTTGTTCGGAGCAGATTTTGAAATGATTCAAGAAATTACCAGGCTTCTAATTGATAGAGCggctatatatatctatgcCGTTATAAAAGGAATTTACAGATTTCGTGATGGACATGACATCGAAAAACCTATTGTTATAGGCTTTACCGgttcttttcttcattacTGTAAGTATTACTACAAAAAACTACTGGAGGTATCAGGAGGCATGGTAAGATATAACTTCCTTCCAGACAGCAATTTACTTGGGGCAGCAATCCACACCGTCTACTACCCCCAAGAATACCAGACATAA
- a CDS encoding uncharacterized protein (similar to Ashbya gossypii AER140C), with product MNKMNELSDQFSQNFKCDMALLGQRVIRAPQILKDKLEIGYQFKDKGFDDIQDTFNQIHDSVVSLNAESEKFSSQITNLLGHTHNLNKGFHEVITKGMRENMQLTSPLTPTSGIVSPIINKDYPSALPDVSTRKFNFTKYVDRFKKAIIKIKSDQKQFQTRVIQPLQQIKEMGLRIQKPLEERKNLILDINSYSSKVERYNQRVQTNELTLKGEQKRMKYDKKLEEVKFKYEALNAILKVELQVFFNLFREFMLAWFPLYLYLTYSIYYNLYQFLGNCPEVRKLLEKSGFSSLAPVSSVVNTSRNLVEDFHDSFDGVLEQLESLTVINFKKLCLLVYASSADANDDSSNSNSLQKAVPTMYATVLYDYEPQFNDPQYLSIKKGDTIQIITQSKNGWWYGDLLRTKTKGLFPQSYVQVQDYSI from the coding sequence atgaaCAAAATGAATGAATTGTCTGATCAATTTTCCCAGAACTTCAAATGTGATATGGCTCTGCTCGGACAGAGGGTTATAAGAGCACCTCAGATTTTAAAGGACAAATTAGAAATCGGGTACCAATTTAAAGATAAGGgttttgatgatatacAGGACACTTTTAACCAAATACATGATTCGGTAGTGTCTCTAAATGCCGAGTCTGAGAAGTTTTCATCCCAGATTACAAACTTATTAGGCCACACGCACAACTTGAATAAAGGTTTTCATGAAGTAATTACGAAGGGTATGCGGGAAAATATGCAATTAACTTCACCTTTGACTCCTACTAGTGGTATTGTATCTCCTATTATTAATAAGGATTATCCTTCAGCTTTACCAGATGTTTCTACTAGGAAGTTTAACTTTACTAAATATGTGGATCGGTTCAAAAAGgctattattaaaattaaatctGATCAAAAGCAGTTTCAAACTCGAGTCATACAACCATTGCAGCAGATTAAGGAAATGGGTCTTCGGATTCAGAAGCCCctagaagaaagaaagaatcTCATTTTAGATATCAATTCATACAGCAGTAAGGTAGAACGGTATAACCAGCGAGTTCAAACTAACGAGTTAACCCTAAAGGGTGAACAAAAACGTATGAAATATGAcaaaaaattggaagaagtAAAATTCAAATATGAAGCACTTAACGCCATCCTCAAAGTTGAGCTACAGGTGTTTTTCAACCTCTTTCGTGAATTTATGTTGGCATGGTTCCCGCTTTATCTTTATCTAACCTATTCTATCTACTACAACCTTTATCAGTTCTTGGGAAACTGCCCTGAAGTTAGAAAACTATTGGAGAAAAGTGGATTTTCAAGCCTGGCTCCAGTCTCTTCAGTTGTAAACACATCTAGAAATCTAGTCGAGGACTTCCATGATTCATTTGACGGTGTTTTAGAACAACTCGAAAGCCTTACAGTCattaacttcaaaaagttATGCCTTCTGGTTTATGCTAGTTCGGCGGATGCTAATGATGATAGTTCAAACTCGAACTCTCTCCAGAAGGCAGTTCCAACAATGTATGCTACAGTTTTATATGATTACGAACCCCAATTCAATGATCCTCAATATTTGAGCATAAAAAAGGGAGATacaattcaaataataactCAATCCAAGAATGGATGGTGGTATGGTGATCTCCTACGTACCAAGACAAAAGGGTTATTTCCACAAAGCTATGTTCAAGTCCAGGATTATAGTATTTAG
- a CDS encoding uncharacterized protein (similar to Ashbya gossypii AER144C): MHRKETIKTYATESSRKLTYVGNGENGTRAKFTLLDIVRILLGILMLYGAFHRICYMRYWASKEVAQHAGKYVQPSGYWKLKNIDIPHMFSREELAEYSYKKKDYGIEEGETPILLSIMGRVYDVSASPFFYGVHGPYKIFTGRDCSTIFGLPMWDMMSLSSTECSRDISQLTEAQIRRVERWEQFYENKYPFIGYYTDI, from the coding sequence ATGCACCGTAAAGAGACCATAAAAACATATGCTACGGAGTCTTCCAGAAAGTTGACTTATGTAGGCAATGGGGAGAACGGTACAAGAGCCAAATTTACTCTTTTGGATATTGTACGGATATTGTTGGGTATTCTAATGCTGTACGGCGCGTTTCACAGAATATGCTATATGAGGTATTGGGCTTCCAAAGAAGTAGCGCAGCATGCTGGTAAATACGTGCAACCTTCTGGTTACTGGAAGCTAAAGAACATAGATATTCCACACATGTTTTCCAGGGAAGAATTGGCGGAATACAGTTACAAAAAGAAGGATTACGGGATTGAAGAGGGCGAAACGCCCATTCTTCTATCCATTATGGGACGCGTATATGATGTGTCTGCATCACCATTTTTTTATGGGGTCCATGGGCCATATAAAATTTTTACAGGTCGTGACTGTTCAACGATCTTTGGGTTGCCTATGTGGGATATGATGTCTTTGTCCAGTACAGAATGTTCAAGAGACATATCTCAGCTTACAGAAGCGCAGATTCGTAGGGTGGAGAGGTGGGAACAATTCTACGAAAATAAGTATCCCTTTATTGGATATTATACTGATATATAA
- a CDS encoding CoA-binding protein (similar to Ashbya gossypii AER142W) codes for MKQVLGDFFSEKRLYFVCGKVYQDGHFANRIVHWFLNHELPVVPVSPKGGEMQISNKFQGSSVGPQKLKIATNIATALKEVSTSQIDGISVNFVTPPQVTLSIQQQLRELNVPVKSVWFQPGSWNIDCINYAREQLQIEPNKVISDCILVNGNANYKRSTLKL; via the coding sequence ATGAAGCAAGTACTAGGTGACTTCTTCAGCGAGAAGAGGCTTTACTTTGTGTGTGGCAAAGTATACCAAGATGGCCATTTTGCCAACAGAATAGTCCACTGGTTCCTTAACCACGAATTACCGGTAGTTCCTGTATCACCTAAGGGGGGAGAAATGCAGATATCTAATAAGTTCCAAGGTAGCTCAGTCGGCCCACAGAAACTAAAGATTGCAACAAACATAGCAACTGCTTTGAAGGAAGTTAGCACTAGTCAGATTGATGGAATTAGTGTCAACTTTGTTACCCCTCCGCAAGTAACATTGTCGATACAACAACAGTTGCGCGAACTAAATGTACCTGTTAAGAGTGTATGGTTTCAACCTGGTTCTTGGAATATCGACTGCATCAATTACGCAAGAGAACAGCTACAGATTGAACCCAACAAGGTGATTAGTGACTGTATACTTGTGAATGGCAATGCAAATTACAAAAGGTCAACTCTAAAGCTCTAA